CGATTGATTCAACAAATGTTGCGCCCAATATTCGTGCGCGCCTTGAGTTGTTGACGGCCCCATTGGTGGATCAGCCCGGCCTTACGCGTGCGGAACTTGAAAGCCAACTTCTGTTGGCGGGTGATATGCCCGGGGTGGCTTTGCAGTCGGCACTGGCTGCAGGGGAGCTAGAAGGCGGTGCGGTCATTGCATTGGATCCTGAGTTTAGGCCGTTCACTGGTTTTATCGGATTTGGGAACCCCTACGGCGAAGACTTGGGCGGCAACAGCCTGAATATGGGCTTTGAGATCAATAGCCCGTTTAAGTTCGGCGAGACTTTTTATGCGCGCTTATCGGGTGCACCGGGGGCGATGGAAACGTCTGATCCGCGCAATCGTATTTTTGCCATCGGGGCTGTGGTGCCGCTGGGATATTCCGGATTAACGATAAACGTTGAGGCGACCCAGAGCGAGACAAACCCAGACGTCGCCTTTTTCCCAACGCAATCCACGTTTGAGCGCAATGCGGTGCGCCTCGCTTATCCCTTTATACGGTCGCTTGATTTGAATGTGTCGGGGCTGTTTGCGTTGGATATGCAGACAGATCAGCAATCATTGAGAAGTGGGCCGCAGATTTACGAAGATCGGCTCTCAATTTTGCGCCTTGGCGGTACCGTCTCGAAGATTCACGACAGTGGCGCGACGAGCTTTCTGGGTTTGACCGTGTCGCAGGGCATTGACGCCTTTGGAGCACGGGTCGAGGGCGATGCCGGATATGCGCCGTCACGCGCGGGTGCAAATGCGATCTTTACCAAGTTGAACGGCGCATTTTCGTATTTGAGCAACTTGTCTGAATCTGTGATGGTGGCTGTCTATGGGCGGTTCCAAACGTCGTTTGGCGATCCGCTACCAACATCAGAACAGTTTAGTTTGGTAGGTCCGACCGAATTGTCGGCGTTTGATTCCGGCGAGCTTCGAGGCGACAGTGGTTGGGTTCTGCATGCAGAAGTCTCGACCCTGCGCCAAGTCAGCCTAGGAGAGACGCCGCTTTTGGCGAGCCCCTATCTTTTTGCCGGTTTCGGACAAGCCTTTACCGAGAGGCCGACCTTCTATGAACAAAGCCGCGTTAATGCGTTTGTTTATGGTGTTGGCACCGATCTATTTACAGTAAATGAATCCAACTTCCGATCCGACAGTTTGCGGATAGAGTTTGGGAGAGGGAGCCGAGACGATGGGAAACCAGATGATTACAGATTCAGCATTACTGCCAATTCCCGCTTCTAAATTCGCCGCTCGTTTGCGCGGGGTTTTGCGTACCAGCGTGGCGGTATGTATTTGCCTGCCCAGTGTCGTATTCGCGCAAGCCTTGCCCCAGAACGGCACGGTGGTGAGCGGCAATGCAAACATCAGTACGGCTGGCGCGGGGATGACCGTGCGCCAAGGGACGAACTCGGCCATCGTAAATTGGCAGAGCTTCTCGATTGGCACGGGCGCGGATGTTAATTTCATTCAGCCCAACGCGAATAGTGTGACTTTGAACCGTGTGACGGGCAGTACCACAAGTGACATTCACGGCAATCTGACGGCCAATGGCTCGGTCTATCTCATCAACCCCAATGGTATTTTCATTGGCCCAAATGGCGCGGTGAATGCGCAGGGTTTTGTGGCCTCGACGCTGGATATGACGAACGAAGATTTCAACAGCGGCAGATTGCGGTTTAGTGGCGACGGCAATTCGGCCTCTGTCACCAACCAAGGGCGTGTGACGATCGGACGGGGTGGTTACGCCGCGCTGTTGGGCGGGCACGTGCGCAACGACGGGATTGTGACCGTGCCGATGGGGCGGGTTGCCTTTGGCTCGGGCGAGCGGATCACGCTGGATTTTTCGGGTGACCAGTTTTTGCAAGTGGCTCTCCCGACGGGCGAAGACGCAGATGTGTTGATTGACAACGCAGGCGCGGTGCAGGCCAACGGCGGCTCAATCGAGATGCGGGCGGCGACGGCGCGCAACGCGGTGCGCAATGCGATCAACCTTTCAGGCGTGGCCGAAGCGCGGTCAGTTTCCGTGCACAATGGCAGCATTGTGCTGGGCGGCGGCAGTGGCGGCGGTGTGAACGTTTCCGGCACGGTCAATACGCGCAGCGCCAGCAACGCCAACGCGGGCACCACGGGCGGCGAGATTACGATCACCGGACAAGACATCGTGCTAGACGGCGCGCAGATGGATGCCAGCGGCAATGGCGGCGGCGGTCTGGTGCGGATTGGTGGCGATTTCGCGGGCGAGGGTGCCTTGCCACGCGCCGATACGCTGTCGGCGGATGCAGAGACACGGATTATTGCCGACGGGCTTATGAACGGCGACGGCGGGCGGATTGCCCTTTGGTCTGACGTCAATACGGGTTTTGCTGGGGATTTGTCTGTGCGGGGCGGCGATGTTGGCGGTGATGGCGGCTTTATCGAAGTTTCCAGTCGTCAGACGCTAGCCTATAGCGGGTTCGCTGATCGCCGTGCGCCAAACGGTATATGGGGCACATTGTTGTTGGATCCGGGCGATGTGACGATCGATTCAGGAACCGGTGGCGATTATGGCGGCACCGACGGTGTGGAATACAGCCTGGCGTTCGGCAATCTCATTATTGAGACGAATTCGCGCAGTGGCCCTCCGGGGGCGGGGACGATCACCATCAACGGCGATATTTCTTGGACCACGAGTACCTCCCTATATTTGACGGCTGACGTTGATATCGTGCTAAACGGCGCGATTGACGGGCAAAATGGCGGGTTGCATATCTACGCGATAGGCGATGTCATCTCCAATTCCGCCACCAGCAGCATCGACGTGGAATCCCTTTACGTGGACGGAGGGAATTGGATTGAGGTCGGAGCGGCATTGACCCCGATCGACGTAACCTCCTTCTATCTGGATAGCTATGCTGCCACCTTCGTGCGCGCCACGGGTGGAACGGGTATTGCGAGCGATCCCTATATGATCGCCGATATCTATGGCTTGCAGGGGATAGCATCAGGCAATACTTCAGCGGCGCATTTTGCTCTTCAAGGGGATATTGACGCCAGCAGTACGGAGTTTTGGCGCACGACCTATGGCTCAGGATTTTCCCCAATCAACACAGTGGACGGATCCTTGAATGGGAACGGCCATACGGTCAGTAACCTTTTTATCTTGCCTTCGTTTGATGAAGGTGGCCCGAGTTCGGCTGCATTCGCGTATGGTATTGGAGCTGAGGGCTCGATTTCCAACTTGAACCTGACCAATGTAGATGTACTTGGCTCCACTGCGGCGCTTTTGGCGGTCTACAATGACGGCCTGATCAGCAATGTGCATGTTGAAGGGGCAATTCAAACCGTTGGCAGCGCCGCGGGTGGTCTGGTGGCCGATAACTACGGCATCATCGAAGATAGCAGCGCCGATGTTTCGATCCTCGTGGAAGACACGAATTTTGGGAATGGATACCCACGCAGTTTTGGCGGATTGGCTGGGGAAAGTGCTGGCGTGATCCAGAATTCGACGGCGGTTGGTAGCATTACTCTGCCTATGAGTCTCGACAATCTCGCCGTTGGTGGTGCTGTCGGCGCACAGTTCGGTGGCGATTTGATCGATACAGATGTCGATGTTGATATCTCGGCGACGGGGACCCTGTTTGCAAACGCGTATTTTGGTGGTGTTGTGGGGTACGTGAATGATGAATCTGGGGACGAGGGATTCGATGCGGAGCCACAGGGCGACGCGGCTTTGGGTTCTCCAAATGCGACCCTCACCAACAACACCTCTCGCGGTGATTTGACCTTTAACATTCAAACCGACCATACCAATTTTGACACCCTATATGTTGGGGGCCAAGTCGGCTACTTGTCGGGCACGTCTACGTTAACACGAGGCCTTTCGTATGGCGATATTTCGGTCACATCC
This Falsihalocynthiibacter arcticus DNA region includes the following protein-coding sequences:
- a CDS encoding ShlB/FhaC/HecB family hemolysin secretion/activation protein; this translates as MVFQTCVTEARKSKFLACLFMTCLMGSHALAQTASEITPSTFQPPLQRLTGAIVFSGQSGTEAPAGSETIEITLSGVDLQDGLRQMAKENAAFEARLTRGRIPVSELFEATADLEAAYANAGYVLARVVLPQQTLNNGGRLKVTVVNGFIEAIDSTNVAPNIRARLELLTAPLVDQPGLTRAELESQLLLAGDMPGVALQSALAAGELEGGAVIALDPEFRPFTGFIGFGNPYGEDLGGNSLNMGFEINSPFKFGETFYARLSGAPGAMETSDPRNRIFAIGAVVPLGYSGLTINVEATQSETNPDVAFFPTQSTFERNAVRLAYPFIRSLDLNVSGLFALDMQTDQQSLRSGPQIYEDRLSILRLGGTVSKIHDSGATSFLGLTVSQGIDAFGARVEGDAGYAPSRAGANAIFTKLNGAFSYLSNLSESVMVAVYGRFQTSFGDPLPTSEQFSLVGPTELSAFDSGELRGDSGWVLHAEVSTLRQVSLGETPLLASPYLFAGFGQAFTERPTFYEQSRVNAFVYGVGTDLFTVNESNFRSDSLRIEFGRGSRDDGKPDDYRFSITANSRF
- a CDS encoding filamentous hemagglutinin N-terminal domain-containing protein; this translates as MITDSALLPIPASKFAARLRGVLRTSVAVCICLPSVVFAQALPQNGTVVSGNANISTAGAGMTVRQGTNSAIVNWQSFSIGTGADVNFIQPNANSVTLNRVTGSTTSDIHGNLTANGSVYLINPNGIFIGPNGAVNAQGFVASTLDMTNEDFNSGRLRFSGDGNSASVTNQGRVTIGRGGYAALLGGHVRNDGIVTVPMGRVAFGSGERITLDFSGDQFLQVALPTGEDADVLIDNAGAVQANGGSIEMRAATARNAVRNAINLSGVAEARSVSVHNGSIVLGGGSGGGVNVSGTVNTRSASNANAGTTGGEITITGQDIVLDGAQMDASGNGGGGLVRIGGDFAGEGALPRADTLSADAETRIIADGLMNGDGGRIALWSDVNTGFAGDLSVRGGDVGGDGGFIEVSSRQTLAYSGFADRRAPNGIWGTLLLDPGDVTIDSGTGGDYGGTDGVEYSLAFGNLIIETNSRSGPPGAGTITINGDISWTTSTSLYLTADVDIVLNGAIDGQNGGLHIYAIGDVISNSATSSIDVESLYVDGGNWIEVGAALTPIDVTSFYLDSYAATFVRATGGTGIASDPYMIADIYGLQGIASGNTSAAHFALQGDIDASSTEFWRTTYGSGFSPINTVDGSLNGNGHTVSNLFILPSFDEGGPSSAAFAYGIGAEGSISNLNLTNVDVLGSTAALLAVYNDGLISNVHVEGAIQTVGSAAGGLVADNYGIIEDSSADVSILVEDTNFGNGYPRSFGGLAGESAGVIQNSTAVGSITLPMSLDNLAVGGAVGAQFGGDLIDTDVDVDISATGTLFANAYFGGVVGYVNDESGDEGFDAEPQGDAALGSPNATLTNNTSRGDLTFNIQTDHTNFDTLYVGGQVGYLSGTSTLTRGLSYGDISVTSIGTTSLNAGGAIGRADFNATIGQTRSLGGSMTVDYDGRGEIGGFVGANDGTITQSDTATALRSYGFNDTSIGGFAGANQGIIMRTAANNEIYIDFSGGNKVIGGHTGSNLGGSIDMSYTTGDLIVSGTSPGYQSYLYDVGLFAGQQYGSVSESFAARDLSLADSPMLNSGFSGDFNDLLGFVDVFFDSDLAGFTASPDGATGYTTAQLQDTEFFVSTLGGLSAGFSITDWAPGAAGFYPVLYNLVPVIYAVPDPVTVVFGQTGSATTTGTVYGGAGSYVFGPDGDTVNLDTLFTTLVFGGTSVGPQVFTLATTALTSALDVIYQVIAREGDATITAAPTPPIPEPEPEPLPDPEPTPDPDPKPEPEPILPPPPLLPEFLLPNPTDIIVGGEGPQSVLTIQSVSTQSAATALSVTQASADGLVSATSACDESGDVNQYLACVSDALNDFADELDAIATDLPPGMENVAQIVQTARAEIDGARTRATRRLASATTDAERRAIRRDALSESTAALATAASEIRKVISLVRVEDPELASIQQETIVTASAAVENVGIQLSRAVGL